In Populus nigra chromosome 1, ddPopNigr1.1, whole genome shotgun sequence, one genomic interval encodes:
- the LOC133692002 gene encoding pyruvate kinase isozyme G, chloroplastic-like, with translation MATINNMSTIMCRDHRILSSSSKLSDVFMLESRLRKRCFFQNPNFTVRSMKVREQNQTANLVSSNGPLTASDKVNSPLELLTNNLTLVKEKTDPISRRKTKIVCTIGPSTSSREMIWKLAEAGMNVARLNMSHGDHASHKITIDLVKEYNAQSDDNVIAIMLDTKGPEVRSGDVPQPIILEEGREFNFTIKRGVSSEDTVSVNYDDFINDVEVGDMILVDGGMMSLAVKSKTNDLVKCVVVDGGELKPRRHLNVRGKSATLPSITDKDWEDIKFGVDNQVDFYAVSFVKDAEVVHELKDYLKSCNADIHVIVKIESADSIPNLHSIISASDGAMVARGDLGAELPIEEVPLLQEDIIRRCHSMQKPVIVATNMLESMIDHPTPTRAEVSDIAIAVREGADAVMLSGETAHGKYPLKAVKVMHTVALRTESSLPANTTAPTHNVYQSHMGEMFAFHATIMANTLNTPIIVFTRTGSMAIHLSHFQPSSTIFAFTNEERIKQRLVLYQGVMPIYMQFSDDAEETFSRALKLLLNKGQLMEGQHVTLVQSGAQPIWRRKSTHHIQVCKVQS, from the exons ATGGCGACGATTAACAATATGTCGACCATAATGTGTAGGGATCATCGGATTTTGTCTTCGTCGAGTAAATTGAGTGATGTGTTTATGTTGGAATCAAGGCTTAGAaagagatgcttctttcaaaaTCCCAACTTTACCGTTAGATCCATGAAAGTCAGGGAGCAGAACCAGACAGCAAACCTGGTCTCTTCTAATGGTCCTTTAACTGCCTCT GACAAGGTGAACTCTCCTTTAGAGCTTCTGACCAACAACCTAACTTTGGTAAAGGAAAAGACAGATCCAATCTctcgaaggaaaacaaaaatagtttgTACAATTGGTCCTTCCACAAGCTCACGTGAAATGATATGGAAACTGGCTGAAGCTGGAATGAACGTGGCCCGCTTAAATATGTCGCATGGAGACCACGCTTCCCACAAGATAACTATTGATCTTGTTAAAGAGTATAATGCACAATCTGATGACAACGTCATTGCCATAATGCTAGACACCAAG GGTCCTGAGGTTAGAAGTGGAGATGTGCCTCAACCAATTATTCTTGAGGAGGGAAGAGaatttaatttcaccattaaaAGAGGAGTCAGCTCTGAAGACACTGTTAGTGTAAACTACGATGACTTCATAAATGATGTGGAGGTTGGGGACATGATACTGGTGGATG GTGGAATGATGTCATTGGCTGTGAAATCAAAGACAAATGATCTAGTTAAGTGTGTGGTAGTTGATGGTGGAGAACTAAAACCAAGGCGCCATTTAAATGTGCGTGGAAAAAGTGCAACTCTGCCTTCAATTACAG ACAAAGACTGGGAAGATATCAAATTTGGGGTGGATAACCAAGTTGATTTTTATGCTGTCTCCTTCGTGAAGGATGCGGAAGTGGTTCATGAGCTAAAAGATTATCTCAAaa GCTGCAATGCTGACATTCATGTGATTGTAAAAATTGAAAGTGCTGACTCCATACCAAATCTTCATTCAATAATTTCCGCATCTGACGGG GCAATGGTTGCTCGTGGAGACCTTGGTGCTGAACTTCCAATAGAGGAAGTCCCTTTATTGCAG GAAGACATCATTAGAAGGTGCCACAGTATGCAGAAACCAGTTATTGTAGCGACAAACATGCTGGAAAGCATGATTGATCATCCTACACCAACAAGGGCTGAGGTTTCAGATATAGCAATTGCAGTACGTGAAGGTGCTGATGCAGTCATGCTTTCAGGGGAAACTGCCCATGGAAA gTATCCTCTTAAAGCTGTTAAAGTCATGCACACAGTGGCATTGAGAACAGAATCAAGTCTGCCAGCAAACACAACAGCACCTACCCACAACGTCTATCAG AGCCATATGGGTGAAATGTTTGCTTTCCACGCCACAATTATGGCTAACACTCTCAATACACCCATCATCGTCTTCACAAGAACAGGATCCATGGCTATACATTTAAGTCATTTTCAGCCTTCCTCAACAATATTTGCCTTCACAAATGA AGAAAGGATAAAGCAGAGGCTGGTACTTTATCAGGGTGTCATGCCAATATATATGCAGTTTTCAGACGACGCAGAGGAGACCTTCTCTCGAGCACTCAAGCTACTATTG AATAAAGGTCAATTGATGGAAGGGCAGCACGTTACCCTTGTCCAAAGTGGAGCACAACCTATCTGGCGTCGAAAATCTACTCATCACATTCAAGTTTGCAAGGTCCAGTCCTAA
- the LOC133701167 gene encoding protein NRT1/ PTR FAMILY 7.3-like — protein sequence MACLEVCKEGKFKEGREECTFDGTVDWHGRPAIKDKSGQWVAGIIILLNQGLATLAFFGVGVNLVLFLTRVLQQSNADAANNVSKWTGTVYIFSLVGAFLSDSYWGRYKTCAIFQVIFVIGLVILSLSSYLFLIRPKGCGNELTPCGSHSSMEVSLFYLSIYLVALGNGGYQPNIATFGADQFDEEDPREGHSKVAFFSYFYLALNLGSLFSNTILGYFEDEGVWALGFWASAGSAFAALVLFLGGTSRYRHFKPSGNPLSRFCQVIIAAMKKWKLEMPRDGEEELYNVHAKDCSMNGNRKILHTDGFKFLDRAAFISSRDIDDQKQGCRNPWRLCPITQVEEVKCILRLLPIWLCTIIYSVVFTQMASLFVEQGAAMKTTVSNFKIPPASMSSFDILSVAFFIFLYRRVLDPLVSRVKKTGSKGLTELQRMGVGLVIAIVAMISAGLVECYRLRYARKDCTHCEGSSSMSIFWQVPQYALIGASEVFMYVGQLEFFNAQTPDGLKSFGSALCMTSISLGNYVSSLLVTMVMKISTEDHMPGWIPGNLNKGHLDRFYFLLATLTTIDLVVYIACARWYKSIQLEGKCELNDQEENFRV from the exons TGAACCAAGGTCTAGCAACACTTGCATTCTTTGGTGTTGGTGTGAACTTAGTTCTGTTCCTGACAAGGGTTTTGCAACAAAGCAATGCCGATGCTGCTAATAACGTTAGCAAATGGACCGGGACCGTCTACATCTTCTCCCTTGTTGGTGCTTTCCTCAGCGATTCCTACTGGGGAAGATACAAAACCTGTGCAATTTTTCAGGTCATCTTTGTCATA GGCCTAGTAATCCTATCACTCTCGTCATACCTTTTCTTAATCAGACCAAAAGGATGTGGGAATGAGCTGACTCCATGTGGATCCCATTCAAGCATGGAAGTTTCATTGTTTTACCTCTCCATTTACCTCGTTGCTCTAGGAAATGGAGGGTATCAACCTAACATTGCTACATTTGGGGCTGATCAGTTTGATGAAGAGGACCCCAGGGAAGGACATTCCAAGGTTGCATTTTTTAGCTACTTCTACCTGGCCTTGAACCTCGGTTCCCTCTTTTCCAACACAATATTGGGGTATTTTGAGGATGAAGGGGTGTGGGCACTAGGATTCTGGGCGTCTGCAGGTTCTGCCTTTGCAGCATTGGTCTTGTTTCTAGGAGGAACATCTAGATACCGGCACTTCAAACCAAGTGGTAACCCTCTCTCCAGGTTCTGCCAAGTCATCATCGCTGCAATGAAGAAATGGAAGCTCGAGATGCCACGAGATGGAGAGGAGGAGCTGTATAATGTCCATGCAAAAGATTGCTCGATGAATGGCAACAGAAAGATTCTCCACACTGATGGATTCAA GTTCTTGGATAGAGCAGCTTTCATCTCTTCAAGAGATATTGATGATCAAAAGCAGGGCTGTCGCAACCCATGGCGTCTGTGCCCAATTACACAAGTAGAAGAAGTTAAATGCATACTGAGACTACTCCCAATTTGGCTCTGCACCATAATCTATTCAGTGGTTTTCACACAGATGGCCTCTCTGTTTGTTGAGCAGGGTGCTGCAATGAAAACTACAGTATCAAACTTCAAAATCCCTCCTGCCAGCATGTCTAGCTTCGATATTCTAAGTGTTGCGTTTTTCATTTTCCTATATCGGCGAGTTCTTGATCCACTTGTAAGCAGAGTTAAAAAGACGGGTTCAAAAGGACTAACTGAACTTCAAAGAATGGGTGTTGGCCTTGTGATAGCAATAGTGGCAATGATTTCGGCTGGGCTTGTGGAGTGTTATAGACTCAGGTATGCAAGAAAAGACTGCACACACTGTGAAGGCTCAAGCTCTATGAGCATCTTCTGGCAAGTTCCTCAGTATGCACTTATTGGAGCTTCTGAAGTTTTCATGTATGTTGGTCAACTGGAGTTCTTTAATGCACAAACTCCTGATGGATTAAAGAGCTTCGGAAGTGCACTTTGTATGACATCTATCTCGCTAGGGAATTACGTGAGTAGCTTGCTTGTGACTATGGTTATGAAGATCTCGACTGAGGATCACATGCCCGGATGGATCCCCGGAAATCTGAACAAAGGTCACCTGGATAGGTTTTACTTCCTCTTAGCAACCTTGACAACTATAGACCTAGTTGTGTATATAGCATGTGCTAGGTGGTACAAGTCTATCCAACTGGAAGGAAAATGCGAGCTGAATGATCAGGAAGAGAACTTCAGAGTCTGA